A window from Nocardioides mesophilus encodes these proteins:
- a CDS encoding IclR family transcriptional regulator has translation MSQVPAATRTLRVLRYLAAQPEPVPLDRLARAVGLPRSTAYHLVDAMVAEGFVTHLADEHRYGLGVAAFEVGSGYARQEPLQRLARRPLAALVDATGHSAHLALLHGRDVLYVLEERAPGRPPLVTDVGVRLPAHLTASGRAILAALPANQLRALYPDKDAFVLRHGVGPASPSALRALLVETRQRGHAAEDGEITPGFASVAAAVLDHNGHPTAGVAVTYPSGPSGPSAPSDPAPDPAEVELIAGHTRRTAHLLTTRLGGGSPTGSARPTPRR, from the coding sequence ATGAGCCAGGTCCCGGCCGCGACCCGGACCCTGCGGGTGCTGCGCTACCTCGCCGCCCAGCCGGAGCCGGTGCCGCTGGACCGGCTCGCCCGCGCGGTCGGCCTGCCCCGGTCGACGGCGTACCACCTCGTGGACGCGATGGTCGCCGAGGGCTTCGTCACCCACCTGGCCGACGAGCACCGCTACGGCCTCGGGGTGGCCGCCTTCGAGGTCGGCAGCGGCTACGCGCGGCAGGAGCCGCTGCAGCGGCTGGCCCGCCGCCCGCTGGCCGCCCTGGTCGACGCCACCGGCCACAGCGCGCACCTGGCGCTGCTGCACGGGCGCGACGTGCTCTACGTGCTCGAGGAGCGGGCACCCGGCCGGCCGCCGCTGGTCACCGACGTCGGGGTCCGGCTGCCGGCCCACCTCACCGCGAGCGGCCGGGCGATCCTGGCGGCGCTGCCGGCGAACCAGCTGCGGGCGCTCTACCCCGACAAGGATGCCTTCGTGCTGCGGCACGGCGTCGGGCCGGCCTCGCCGAGCGCGCTGCGGGCGCTGCTGGTCGAGACCCGGCAGCGCGGTCACGCCGCCGAGGACGGCGAGATCACGCCCGGGTTCGCCTCGGTCGCGGCCGCGGTGCTGGACCACAACGGCCATCCCACGGCCGGGGTGGCGGTCACCTATCCCTCGGGTCCCTCGGGTCCCTCGGCGCCCTCGGACCCCGCCCCCGACCCGGCCGAGGTCGAGCTGATCGCCGGGCACACCCGCCGGACCGCCCACCTGCTCACCACCCGTCTGGGCGGGGGCTCCCCGACCGGGTCCGCCCGTCCGACCCCCCGGAGGTGA
- a CDS encoding alpha/beta hydrolase family protein, translating to MTATDAVTGQRRPGPRPRRLLRRLLVWLTVLAVLAVAVFLGGGGWYFAGQINADALQVRHVDGEFELRVVSAGSGQVVLSSRDREALDLLTAGSTYGLLWQDGYGQLTGPAQRRPGGAVVRDLTVLDGDRPAAGSAARLDRDAFPDDPRLALGADTPDESDTPQVREVRIPSVGGTFPAWLAEQRDAADGAGRTWAVLVHGKGGTRAEMYRMMRTTVAAGLPSLDVTYRNDQGLRRDGTGRYRFGRTEWRELAAAVHYATSHGATDVVLVGASMGGAIVASYLERTPDAPVVGAVLDAPMLDFGATVDYGAARTPLPVLGNVPGPLTWTAKRTATLRYGVDWKAVDYLDDSSWLTVPALVWHGTDDGTVPLSTSRRLAEAHPDLVALEIVDGATHVGSWNTDPGRYADTLDDFLHRVSTPPS from the coding sequence ATGACCGCGACCGACGCCGTGACCGGGCAGCGCCGCCCGGGCCCCCGCCCGCGGCGGCTGCTGCGCCGCCTGCTGGTCTGGCTGACGGTGCTCGCCGTGCTGGCGGTCGCGGTGTTCCTCGGCGGCGGCGGGTGGTACTTCGCCGGGCAGATCAACGCTGACGCCCTGCAGGTGCGCCACGTCGACGGTGAGTTCGAGCTGCGCGTCGTGTCCGCCGGCTCCGGGCAGGTGGTGCTGTCCAGCCGCGACCGGGAGGCGCTGGACCTGCTGACCGCCGGGTCGACGTACGGGCTGCTCTGGCAGGACGGCTACGGCCAGCTCACCGGCCCGGCCCAGCGGCGCCCGGGCGGCGCCGTGGTCCGCGACCTCACGGTCCTGGACGGCGACCGGCCCGCCGCCGGCAGCGCGGCACGGCTGGACCGCGACGCCTTCCCCGACGACCCGCGCCTCGCGCTCGGCGCCGACACTCCCGACGAGTCCGACACACCGCAGGTGCGGGAGGTGCGGATCCCCTCCGTTGGCGGCACCTTCCCGGCCTGGCTGGCCGAGCAGAGGGACGCGGCCGACGGGGCCGGTCGGACCTGGGCGGTGCTCGTGCACGGCAAGGGCGGCACCCGCGCGGAGATGTACCGGATGATGCGCACCACCGTCGCCGCCGGGCTGCCGTCCCTGGACGTGACCTACCGCAACGACCAGGGGCTGCGACGCGACGGCACCGGGCGCTACCGGTTCGGCCGCACGGAGTGGCGCGAGCTGGCGGCGGCGGTTCACTACGCCACCTCGCACGGCGCCACCGACGTGGTCCTGGTCGGCGCCAGCATGGGCGGCGCGATCGTGGCGTCGTACCTCGAGCGGACCCCCGACGCACCGGTCGTCGGAGCTGTCCTCGACGCCCCGATGCTCGACTTCGGGGCCACGGTCGACTACGGCGCCGCCCGTACGCCGCTGCCGGTGCTCGGCAACGTCCCGGGTCCGCTGACGTGGACGGCGAAGCGCACCGCGACGCTGCGCTACGGCGTCGACTGGAAGGCGGTGGACTACCTCGACGACAGCTCCTGGCTGACCGTGCCGGCCCTGGTCTGGCACGGCACCGACGACGGCACGGTGCCGCTGTCGACCAGCCGGCGGCTGGCCGAGGCGCACCCGGACCTCGTCGCCCTGGAGATCGTCGACGGCGCCACCCACGTCGGCTCCTGGAACACCGACCCCGGGCGCTACGCCGACACGCTCGACGACTTCCTCCACCGGGTCTCCACCCCGCCCTCCTGA
- a CDS encoding ABC transporter substrate-binding protein yields MSVALPAAVTPNWIFPMASLEFFSVYNISWLQQPMYRPLYWFGGHNDQPTLDAGLSVAEKPSFSSDGTSVTMKIKPWKWSNGEAVNADNVIFWMNMIKAEKANWAAYVPGEFPDNVTKVSKIDDQTVKFDLDSKYSSNWFTYNELSQVTPMPMAWDVTSTSAKAGSGGCTTDMAKCKAVYDFLVSQSKDQQSYASSKIWSVVNGPWKLGSYSSSGNFTFVPNKDYSGSPKPKLDEVKFLPFTSDSAEYNVLKSGSTIDIGTVPPQDLPQKPADSDVPGTNPLGANYYLAPEFTWSVNYFPINFNNPTLGPAFKQLYVRQALQMTLNQPVGIDKALLGYGYENYSPVPVKPDNQWLSPEAQAGNPYPFDANKAKSLLTSHGWTDQGGVMTCTKPGTAADQCGAGVKSGTKLSVKYDYASGSQPFNQQMQQYKSDAAKAGIELNMKQMPFNSVLGESVTCKPTEPACAWQVTNWGGGWIYAPDFLPTGESLFATGAGSNSGSYSDPKMDQLITASQKLNGTGPLYDYENYTMEQLPVIFQSNSYNIKAVSTTVGGVIFNPLLTLTPEYWYRTQ; encoded by the coding sequence GTGAGCGTGGCTCTGCCGGCGGCGGTGACGCCGAACTGGATCTTCCCGATGGCCAGCCTGGAGTTCTTCAGCGTCTACAACATCTCGTGGCTGCAGCAGCCGATGTACCGGCCGCTGTACTGGTTCGGCGGGCACAACGACCAGCCCACCCTCGACGCAGGCCTGTCGGTCGCCGAGAAGCCCTCGTTCTCCTCCGACGGCACCTCGGTGACGATGAAGATCAAGCCGTGGAAGTGGTCCAACGGCGAGGCCGTCAACGCCGACAACGTCATCTTCTGGATGAACATGATCAAGGCGGAGAAGGCCAACTGGGCGGCCTACGTGCCGGGTGAGTTCCCCGACAACGTCACCAAGGTGAGCAAGATCGACGATCAGACGGTCAAGTTCGACCTCGACTCGAAGTACTCCAGCAACTGGTTCACCTACAACGAGCTGTCGCAGGTGACGCCGATGCCGATGGCCTGGGACGTGACCAGCACCTCGGCCAAGGCCGGGAGCGGTGGCTGCACCACCGACATGGCGAAGTGCAAGGCGGTCTACGACTTCCTGGTCTCCCAGTCCAAGGACCAGCAGAGCTACGCCAGCAGCAAGATCTGGAGCGTCGTGAACGGTCCGTGGAAGCTCGGCAGCTACAGCTCGTCCGGCAACTTCACGTTCGTGCCGAACAAGGACTACTCCGGTTCCCCGAAGCCGAAGCTCGACGAGGTCAAGTTCCTTCCCTTCACCAGCGACTCCGCGGAGTACAACGTGCTGAAGTCCGGGAGCACCATCGACATCGGCACCGTCCCACCGCAGGACCTGCCGCAGAAGCCGGCGGACTCCGACGTCCCGGGCACCAACCCGCTCGGCGCGAACTACTACCTCGCTCCCGAGTTCACCTGGTCGGTGAACTACTTCCCGATCAACTTCAACAACCCGACTCTCGGTCCGGCGTTCAAGCAGCTCTACGTGCGGCAGGCCCTGCAGATGACGCTGAACCAGCCGGTGGGGATCGACAAGGCACTGTTGGGCTACGGCTATGAGAACTACTCGCCTGTGCCGGTCAAGCCCGACAACCAGTGGCTGAGCCCCGAGGCGCAGGCAGGAAACCCCTACCCCTTCGACGCGAACAAGGCGAAGAGCCTGCTCACCAGCCACGGCTGGACCGACCAGGGCGGCGTGATGACCTGCACCAAGCCTGGCACGGCAGCCGACCAGTGCGGCGCGGGTGTCAAGTCCGGGACCAAGCTGTCGGTCAAGTACGACTACGCCTCCGGGTCGCAGCCGTTCAACCAGCAGATGCAGCAGTACAAGTCCGACGCCGCCAAGGCCGGCATCGAGCTGAACATGAAGCAGATGCCGTTCAACTCAGTGCTCGGCGAGTCCGTGACGTGCAAGCCCACCGAGCCGGCCTGCGCCTGGCAGGTGACCAACTGGGGTGGTGGCTGGATCTACGCCCCCGACTTCCTGCCGACCGGTGAGTCGCTGTTCGCGACCGGAGCCGGCTCGAACTCGGGCAGCTACAGCGACCCGAAGATGGACCAGCTGATCACCGCCTCGCAGAAGCTCAACGGCACCGGACCGCTCTACGACTACGAGAACTACACGATGGAGCAGCTGCCGGTGATCTTCCAGTCCAACAGCTACAACATCAAGGCGGTCTCGACGACGGTCGGCGGGGTGATCTTCAACCCGCTCCTGACGCTGACCCCCGAGTACTGGTACCGCACGCAGTGA
- a CDS encoding ABC transporter permease: MTAAPTPGSEPVVTAAPPGGTPVGGEVHGEQRSALRRAAEVFSENRLALVGLGIVVAFLLFCYLGPLVYHTDQTTSNLAISNEPPSSEHLLGTDPNGYDQLGRLMYGGQASLEVGIAAALLATIVGTAFGAISGYVGGVVDATMMRLVDGMLAIPALFILLVLSTIFTPDKTAMILLIAAFSWLPAARLIRGEALSLRVREYVQAVRMMGGSNRRAILRHIAPNAIGTVVVFATFTVADAILILSFLGYLGLGIQPPQTDWGGMLSQAINYINSGYWWLLYPPGIAIVMVAIAFNFMGDALRDALEVRLQSR; encoded by the coding sequence ATGACCGCCGCGCCCACCCCGGGCTCCGAGCCCGTCGTCACCGCCGCACCGCCGGGCGGGACCCCGGTCGGCGGCGAGGTCCACGGCGAGCAGCGGAGCGCCCTGCGCCGCGCCGCGGAGGTGTTCTCCGAGAACCGGCTGGCCCTGGTCGGTCTCGGCATCGTGGTGGCGTTCCTGCTGTTCTGCTACCTGGGCCCGCTGGTCTACCACACCGACCAGACCACCTCGAACCTGGCGATCTCCAACGAGCCGCCGAGCAGCGAGCACCTGCTCGGCACCGATCCCAACGGCTACGACCAGCTCGGTCGGCTGATGTACGGCGGCCAGGCGTCCCTCGAGGTCGGCATCGCAGCGGCCCTGCTCGCGACCATCGTGGGAACCGCCTTCGGGGCGATCTCCGGCTACGTCGGCGGCGTCGTCGACGCGACGATGATGCGCCTGGTGGACGGGATGCTCGCGATCCCGGCGCTGTTCATCCTGCTGGTGCTCTCGACGATCTTCACCCCCGACAAGACCGCCATGATCCTGCTGATCGCGGCCTTCTCATGGCTGCCGGCCGCCCGGCTGATCCGCGGGGAGGCACTGTCGCTGCGCGTGCGCGAGTACGTCCAGGCGGTGCGGATGATGGGCGGCAGCAACCGTCGGGCGATCCTGCGGCACATCGCCCCCAACGCGATCGGCACGGTGGTGGTGTTCGCGACCTTCACCGTTGCCGACGCGATCCTGATCCTGTCGTTCCTGGGCTACCTCGGCCTCGGCATCCAGCCCCCGCAGACTGACTGGGGCGGGATGCTCTCGCAGGCGATCAACTACATCAACAGCGGTTACTGGTGGCTGCTCTACCCGCCGGGCATCGCCATCGTGATGGTGGCCATCGCGTTCAACTTCATGGGCGACGCGCTGCGCGACGCCCTCGAGGTCCGGCTGCAGAGCAGGTGA
- a CDS encoding heterodisulfide reductase-related iron-sulfur binding cluster has protein sequence MQIFAIVVSLAFTAVGLALFIKAIQQILAVVRLGQPAPHRTDRPGARTVTMLKETLGHTRMLQWTKVGAAHWFVFIGFGLLFATLVNAYGQLFDEHFILPIIGHFFLFEWVTEFFAWAMIVAILPFMVYRATRPKERVRGEKGRLYGSTMWQGYFVEWVILTVGICILMLRFFEYALQHVSGDGQQATAFHFPLTFWAGELFTGLTASTLANLIWLVAMLKIVISMTWMIVLGLNPNMGVAWHRFAAFFNIWFKRKADGGTALGGLAPMMVDGKPIDFENIEDLDEDAPMGVGKIEDFAWKGILDFTTCTECGRCQSQCPAWNTEKPLSPKLLITNLRDHAYAKAPYLLADEADRENLPDSVKAEAQRELVGATEGYAWQPSGGAVIDPEVLWDCTNCGACVQQCPVDIEHVDHIIDMRRYQVLIESNFPSELNGLFKGLENKGNPWNMSPNARMDWAKDLDFEVKQVGVEVEDLDEVDWLFWVGCAGAYEDRAKKTTRAVAELLDMAGVDFAVLGDGETCTGDPARRAGNEFVFQQLAMQNAEVFKETKVKKVVSTCAHCFNTLKNEYSQFGVELEVVHHTQLLNRLVREGRLTPVPESSGPKKTLTYHDPCFLGRHNQVYSPPRELLQVIPNAELKEMPRNSERSFCCGAGGARMWMEEKVGERINLNRTTEAVETGADQIAVGCPFCRVMLSDGLTAKQADGSAREEVEVLDVAQLLLASVKREPVQAEPEPGDVTQTPETVSDTAQVGAAAQAHEDVAPVAEPEPAADPEPVAEPEPVADPEPVVEPEPAADPEPVAEPTTERKREPEDDRLF, from the coding sequence ATGCAGATCTTCGCCATCGTGGTGTCCCTGGCGTTCACCGCCGTGGGACTCGCCCTGTTCATCAAGGCGATCCAGCAGATCCTCGCGGTCGTCAGGCTCGGCCAACCGGCCCCGCACCGCACCGACCGGCCCGGCGCCCGGACCGTCACGATGCTCAAGGAGACCCTGGGGCACACCCGGATGCTCCAGTGGACCAAGGTCGGGGCCGCGCACTGGTTCGTGTTCATCGGCTTCGGGCTGCTGTTCGCGACGCTGGTCAACGCCTACGGCCAGCTGTTCGACGAGCACTTCATCCTGCCGATCATCGGCCACTTCTTCCTGTTCGAGTGGGTCACCGAGTTCTTCGCCTGGGCGATGATCGTCGCGATCCTGCCGTTCATGGTCTACCGCGCCACGCGGCCCAAGGAGCGGGTGCGCGGCGAGAAGGGCCGGCTCTACGGCTCGACCATGTGGCAGGGCTACTTCGTCGAGTGGGTCATCCTCACCGTCGGCATCTGCATCCTGATGCTGCGCTTCTTCGAGTACGCCCTGCAGCACGTCAGCGGCGACGGGCAGCAGGCCACCGCGTTCCACTTCCCGCTCACCTTCTGGGCCGGGGAGCTCTTCACCGGTCTCACGGCGTCCACCCTGGCCAACCTGATCTGGCTGGTGGCGATGCTCAAGATCGTCATCTCCATGACCTGGATGATCGTCCTCGGGCTGAACCCGAACATGGGCGTGGCCTGGCACCGGTTCGCGGCGTTCTTCAACATCTGGTTCAAGCGCAAGGCCGACGGCGGCACCGCCCTCGGCGGGCTGGCGCCGATGATGGTGGACGGCAAGCCGATCGACTTCGAGAACATCGAGGACCTCGACGAGGACGCCCCGATGGGCGTCGGCAAGATCGAGGACTTCGCCTGGAAGGGCATCCTCGACTTCACCACCTGCACCGAGTGCGGCCGCTGCCAGTCGCAGTGCCCGGCCTGGAACACCGAGAAGCCGCTCTCCCCCAAGCTGCTGATCACCAACCTGCGCGACCACGCCTACGCCAAGGCGCCGTACCTGCTGGCCGACGAGGCGGACCGCGAGAACCTCCCCGACAGCGTCAAGGCCGAGGCGCAGCGAGAGCTGGTCGGCGCGACCGAGGGCTACGCCTGGCAGCCCAGCGGCGGCGCCGTCATCGACCCCGAGGTGCTGTGGGACTGCACCAACTGCGGCGCCTGCGTCCAGCAGTGCCCGGTCGACATCGAGCACGTCGACCACATCATCGACATGCGCCGCTACCAGGTGCTCATCGAGTCGAACTTCCCCTCCGAGCTCAACGGCCTCTTCAAGGGCCTGGAGAACAAGGGCAACCCGTGGAACATGTCGCCGAACGCGCGCATGGACTGGGCCAAGGACCTCGACTTCGAGGTCAAGCAGGTCGGGGTCGAGGTCGAGGACCTCGACGAGGTCGACTGGCTCTTCTGGGTCGGCTGCGCCGGCGCCTACGAGGACCGGGCAAAGAAGACCACCCGCGCGGTGGCCGAGCTGCTGGACATGGCGGGCGTCGACTTCGCGGTCCTCGGTGACGGGGAGACCTGCACGGGCGACCCGGCCCGCCGGGCCGGCAACGAGTTCGTCTTCCAGCAGCTGGCCATGCAGAACGCCGAGGTGTTCAAGGAGACGAAGGTCAAGAAGGTCGTCTCCACCTGCGCGCACTGCTTCAACACGCTGAAGAACGAGTACTCCCAGTTCGGCGTCGAGCTCGAGGTCGTGCACCACACCCAGCTGCTGAACCGGCTGGTCCGCGAGGGCCGGCTCACGCCGGTGCCGGAGTCCTCCGGTCCGAAGAAGACGCTGACCTACCACGACCCGTGCTTCCTCGGCCGGCACAACCAGGTCTACTCGCCGCCGCGCGAGCTGCTCCAGGTGATCCCGAACGCCGAGCTCAAGGAGATGCCGCGCAACAGCGAGCGCTCCTTCTGCTGCGGCGCCGGCGGCGCCCGGATGTGGATGGAGGAGAAGGTCGGCGAGCGGATCAACCTCAACCGCACCACCGAGGCCGTGGAGACCGGCGCCGACCAGATCGCGGTCGGCTGCCCGTTCTGCCGGGTGATGCTCTCCGACGGGCTGACCGCCAAGCAGGCCGACGGCTCGGCGCGCGAGGAGGTCGAGGTGCTCGACGTGGCGCAGCTGCTGCTCGCCTCGGTCAAGCGCGAGCCGGTGCAGGCCGAGCCGGAGCCCGGCGACGTCACGCAGACCCCGGAGACGGTCAGCGACACCGCCCAGGTGGGCGCAGCCGCCCAAGCGCACGAGGACGTGGCGCCCGTGGCCGAGCCGGAGCCGGCCGCGGACCCTGAGCCCGTGGCGGAACCCGAGCCGGTCGCGGACCCCGAGCCCGTCGTCGAGCCAGAGCCGGCCGCGGACCCCGAGCCCGTGGCCGAGCCCACCACCGAGCGGAAGCGGGAGCCGGAGGACGACCGGCTCTTCTGA
- a CDS encoding ABC transporter permease: MTAFLLRRTVQAVIVMLLVSLIVFVLLQMLPGGAARAILGPRATPAQLEHFNQQNGLDKPVFQQYLIWLNHLIHGDLGYSYKLNQSVSSLIAAKLPKTIVLNLLALVFSVALAVPIGLTQAVRRNSLFDYSATFLGFVFYSTPIFFLSLLMVLWFSLNLGWFPAQAPQAETVAGILADPKALVLPVASLVLLQVSLFTRYMRSAVLDNLVQDYVRTAYSKGAGQRRVIYRHVLRNSLIPMVTILGLSLPILLAGSLVTEQVFNYPGMGLLFYQQALINDYPTLLGITLITGIATVLGNLLADIGYAVLDPRVRYS, translated from the coding sequence GTGACCGCGTTCCTGCTGCGGCGGACGGTCCAGGCGGTCATCGTGATGCTGCTGGTGTCGCTGATCGTGTTCGTCCTGCTGCAGATGCTCCCCGGCGGCGCGGCCCGAGCCATCCTCGGGCCGCGCGCCACCCCGGCCCAGCTCGAGCACTTCAACCAGCAGAACGGGTTGGACAAGCCGGTCTTCCAGCAGTACCTGATCTGGCTCAACCATCTGATCCACGGGGACCTCGGCTACAGCTACAAGCTCAACCAGAGCGTGTCGTCGCTGATCGCGGCGAAGCTGCCGAAGACGATCGTGCTCAACCTGCTCGCGCTGGTGTTCTCGGTGGCGCTGGCCGTGCCGATCGGGCTGACCCAGGCCGTCCGCCGCAACAGCCTGTTCGACTACTCGGCCACCTTCCTGGGGTTCGTCTTCTACTCCACGCCGATCTTCTTCCTCAGCCTGCTGATGGTGCTGTGGTTCTCGCTCAACCTGGGCTGGTTCCCGGCGCAGGCGCCACAGGCGGAGACGGTGGCCGGGATCCTCGCCGATCCCAAGGCCCTGGTCCTCCCGGTCGCCTCGCTCGTGCTGCTCCAGGTCTCGCTGTTCACCCGCTACATGCGCTCCGCCGTCCTGGACAACCTGGTCCAGGACTACGTCCGGACCGCCTACTCCAAGGGAGCCGGCCAGCGCCGGGTGATCTACCGGCACGTGCTGCGCAATTCGCTGATCCCGATGGTGACGATCCTGGGCCTGTCGCTGCCGATCCTGCTGGCCGGGTCGCTGGTCACCGAGCAGGTGTTCAACTACCCGGGCATGGGGCTGCTCTTCTACCAGCAGGCCCTCATCAACGACTACCCGACGCTGCTCGGCATCACGCTGATCACCGGGATCGCCACGGTGCTGGGCAACCTGCTGGCCGACATCGGCTACGCGGTGCTGGACCCCCGAGTGAGGTACTCATGA
- the hutH gene encoding histidine ammonia-lyase — protein MTVGVGPLDFTDVVAVARGGATVELGADAVAAIQAARTTVEELAAAPTPAYGISTGFGALATRHIPTDRRAQLQRSLVRSHAAGSGPEVEREVVRALMLLRLSTLATGHTGVRLQTAQTLAGMLSHGITPVVHEYGSLGCSGDLAPLAHCALALIGEGDVTDRHGVRRPAAVALSEAGLAPVELEAKEGLALINGTDGMLGMLVLAIADLRMLLKAADVTAAMSVEGQLGTDRVFAEDLQALRPHPGQAASARNLRRILADSAIVASHRGPDCTRVQDAYSLRCSPQVHGGARDTVDHAALVAGRELASAIDNPVVLDGRVESNGNFHGAPVAYVLDFLAIVAADVASISERRTDRFLDKTRSHGLPPFLAGDPGVDSGLMIAQYTQAAIVSELKRLAAPASVDSIPSSAMQEDHVSMGWSAARKLRRSVDGLTRVIAIEYLTAARALDLRAPLQPSSASAAARDLLRRNVEGPGPDRHLAPEIEHAVQDVASGALVRAVEETIGELS, from the coding sequence GTGACGGTCGGCGTCGGTCCCCTCGACTTCACCGACGTGGTCGCGGTCGCCCGGGGCGGCGCGACGGTCGAGCTCGGGGCGGACGCGGTCGCGGCGATCCAGGCGGCCCGGACGACGGTCGAGGAGCTCGCCGCCGCGCCCACGCCGGCGTACGGCATCTCCACCGGCTTCGGCGCGCTGGCCACCCGGCACATCCCCACCGACCGGCGGGCCCAGCTGCAGCGCTCGCTGGTGCGCTCGCACGCCGCCGGCAGCGGCCCCGAGGTGGAGCGGGAGGTGGTCCGCGCGCTGATGCTGCTCCGGCTCTCCACGCTGGCGACCGGCCACACCGGCGTACGCCTGCAAACCGCGCAGACCCTGGCCGGCATGCTCAGCCACGGCATCACCCCGGTGGTCCACGAGTACGGCTCGCTCGGCTGCTCCGGTGACCTCGCCCCGCTCGCGCACTGCGCGCTGGCGCTGATCGGCGAGGGCGACGTGACGGACCGCCACGGCGTACGGCGGCCCGCGGCGGTCGCGCTCAGCGAGGCCGGCCTCGCGCCGGTCGAGCTGGAGGCCAAGGAGGGCCTCGCGCTGATCAACGGCACCGACGGGATGCTCGGCATGCTGGTGCTGGCGATCGCCGACCTGCGGATGCTGCTCAAGGCGGCCGACGTCACCGCGGCGATGTCGGTCGAGGGCCAGCTCGGCACCGACCGGGTCTTCGCCGAGGACCTGCAGGCGCTGCGGCCGCACCCCGGCCAGGCCGCGTCGGCGCGGAACCTGCGCCGGATCCTGGCGGACTCCGCCATCGTCGCCAGCCACCGCGGGCCGGACTGCACCCGGGTCCAGGACGCCTACTCGCTGCGGTGCAGCCCGCAGGTGCACGGCGGCGCCCGCGACACCGTCGACCACGCCGCGCTGGTCGCCGGCCGCGAGCTCGCCAGCGCCATCGACAACCCGGTGGTCCTCGACGGCCGCGTCGAGTCGAACGGCAACTTCCACGGGGCGCCGGTCGCCTACGTGCTGGACTTCCTGGCGATCGTGGCCGCCGACGTGGCCTCGATCAGCGAGCGCCGCACCGACCGGTTCCTGGACAAGACCCGCAGCCACGGGCTGCCGCCGTTCCTGGCCGGCGACCCCGGCGTCGACTCCGGGCTGATGATCGCGCAGTACACCCAGGCCGCGATCGTCTCCGAGCTCAAGCGCCTCGCCGCCCCGGCCTCGGTCGACTCGATCCCGTCCTCGGCGATGCAGGAGGACCACGTGTCGATGGGCTGGTCGGCCGCCCGCAAGCTCCGCCGCTCCGTGGACGGGCTGACCCGGGTGATCGCGATCGAGTACCTCACCGCGGCCCGCGCGCTGGACCTGCGGGCGCCGCTGCAGCCCTCGTCCGCCTCCGCGGCGGCCCGGGACCTGCTGCGCCGCAACGTGGAAGGGCCCGGACCCGACCGGCACCTGGCCCCGGAGATCGAGCACGCCGTCCAGGACGTCGCGTCCGGGGCGCTGGTGCGCGCCGTCGAAGAAACGATCGGAGAGCTGTCATGA
- the ppk2 gene encoding polyphosphate kinase 2, whose amino-acid sequence MAKRAKTPKLPTGADDTAPASRRARPENYTKAGKLKATVYETEVARLQEQLALLQYWVQSQGLKVLVIFEGRGSAGKGGAIKTLTERTSPRIVRVAALPKPTERERTQWYFQRYAEHLPAAGEMVLFDRSWYNRSNVEWVMDFCTEAEHEEFLRSCPEFERMLVRSGIVVVKYWFSVSFEEQRRRFEARNAVPLKRWKLSAMDLAEHELYVKYSMAKDTTFEFTDIKQAPWYVVPSDDKRAARLNCMSHLLSLFDYEDVAPDVVELPQMRELPYVRSPMHEQTFVPQVF is encoded by the coding sequence GTGGCCAAACGAGCCAAGACGCCCAAGCTGCCGACCGGGGCCGACGACACGGCTCCGGCGTCGCGACGAGCCCGACCGGAGAACTACACCAAGGCCGGCAAGCTGAAGGCCACCGTCTACGAGACCGAGGTGGCCCGGCTCCAGGAGCAGCTCGCGCTGCTGCAGTACTGGGTGCAGTCCCAGGGCCTGAAGGTGCTGGTCATCTTCGAGGGCCGCGGCTCCGCGGGCAAGGGCGGCGCGATCAAGACGCTGACCGAGCGCACCAGCCCCCGGATCGTGCGCGTCGCCGCGCTGCCCAAGCCCACCGAGCGGGAGCGGACCCAGTGGTACTTCCAGCGGTACGCCGAGCACCTGCCGGCAGCCGGGGAGATGGTCCTGTTCGACCGCAGCTGGTACAACCGCTCGAACGTCGAGTGGGTGATGGACTTCTGCACCGAGGCCGAGCACGAGGAGTTCCTGCGCAGCTGCCCCGAGTTCGAGCGCATGCTGGTCCGCTCGGGCATCGTGGTGGTGAAGTACTGGTTCTCGGTGAGCTTCGAGGAGCAGCGCCGCCGCTTCGAGGCCCGCAACGCCGTCCCGCTCAAGCGCTGGAAGCTCTCCGCGATGGACCTCGCCGAGCACGAGCTCTACGTGAAGTACTCGATGGCCAAGGACACCACCTTCGAGTTCACCGACATCAAGCAGGCACCGTGGTACGTCGTGCCCTCCGACGACAAGCGGGCCGCCCGGCTCAACTGCATGAGCCACCTGCTCTCGCTCTTCGACTACGAGGACGTCGCCCCCGACGTGGTGGAGCTGCCGCAGATGCGGGAGCTGCCCTACGTGCGGTCGCCGATGCACGAGCAGACCTTCGTGCCGCAGGTGTTCTAG